One genomic window of Camelina sativa cultivar DH55 chromosome 5, Cs, whole genome shotgun sequence includes the following:
- the LOC104787073 gene encoding heme oxygenase 1, chloroplastic-like, which translates to MAYLASISSSLSIFKNPQLSRFQFAFSPPNPLVVLRPRVQILSMPMNKTPSLVVVAATTAAEKQKKRYPGESKGFVEEMRFVAMKLHTKEQAKEGEKETKAIEERPVAKWEPTVEGYLKFLVDSKLVYDTLEQIIQDSNFPSYTEFKNTGLERADKLATDLEWFKEQGYEIPEPTAPGKTYSQYLKDLAEKDPQSFICHFYNIYFAHSAGGRMIGRKVAERILDNKELEFYKWDGELPKLLQNVREKLNKVAEEWTREEKDHCLEETEKSFKYSGEILRLILT; encoded by the exons ATGGCTTATTTAGCTTCGATTTCTTCATCCTTATCCATATTCAAGAATCCCCAACTCTCAAG ATTCCAATTTGCTTTTTCCCCACCAAACCCACTTGTAGTTCTACGCCCTAGAGTTCAGATTCTGAGTATGCCCATGAACAAGACACCGTCTTTAGTGGTGGTCGCGGCTACGACGGCGGctgagaagcagaagaagaggtatCCTGGAGAATCCAAGGGTTTTGTGGAGGAGATGAGGTTTGTGGCTATGAAACTTCATACGAAAGAGCAAGCTAAGGAAGGTGAGAAAGAGACTAAAGCTATTGAGGAACGTCCTGTGGCTAAGTGGGAGCCTACTGTTGAGGGCTACTTGAAATTTCTTGTGGACAGTAAATTGGTTTATGATACGCTTGAACAGATTATTCAAGATTCCAATTTCCCAAGTT ATACTGAATTCAAGAACACGGGACTGGAAAGGGCGGATAAATTGGCCACAGATTTGGAGTGGTTCAAGGAACAAGGTTATGAGATTCCAGAACCAACTGCTCCTGGTAAAACATATTCTCAGTATTTAAAGGATTTAGCAGAGAAGGATCCTCAATCATTCATTTGTCACTTCTATAACATCTACTTCGCCCATAGCGCTGGTGGACGAATGATTGGCAGAAAG GTAGCAGAGAGAATACTTGACAATAAAGAACTCGAGTTCTACAAATGGGATGGCGAACTTCCCAAATTATTACAGAACGTAAGGGAGAAACTGAACAAGGTTGCCGAGGAGTGGACGAGAGAAGAAAAGGACCATTGTTTGGAAGAGACGGAGAAGTCTTTCAAGTATTCTGGTGAGATACTTCGTCTTATTTTGACATGA